The following proteins are co-located in the Pseudomonas sp. ATCC 13867 genome:
- a CDS encoding toxin VasX — MTLSSQNPNQVSKSRVDAKSVVGVCPLMNLKVQLLPLRYGVVERLDPSAQMAMPFQLKSRPLGIRLMRDGWLYVVADKKPKPILHEYRVSKGVITQLLWNKSELAANKRESSVGEASLVFSRADKLYVGYSEVQWTAAKCRQVLQSSKERQHFMQAVDLLGVDCEKGGASLLTNQQAAAWLAEVAEQPSKIKPPVGALPEESKDYLWEQEALFRRTQFGELEKQLKPQYQHDHLYLVVRDDLGVLRDLAQHQELITGWIHNWSNDEEAQKRYIIGSYIQSLYTVTGDGILQAARQDPRFAALERDTDEVQRQSIGDYINTKYQTDWKGTGTHSGAIAAARMRMRQSLGESLYKKYADLIESLDDNTDDALDGAKLGQRGIDDLVDRPAMEAYVKRQAANLQRWNASLDLITDDRVALVSAERFHRAAWYFDPSYGNQMEAALATEYACLRDICRTDKASEAIAKLLDEQPGFSVPTFFTLSHADQVDVQGKLAGMVKAARDTLMRNKDYQGLNETAVKCNSLLSTQLPHAFEMSPDRITLDQVRGTAYEPARQLRLANAMDEAMRALQAGKPLDPAQVLRHLPRSSWLGLLRVAGQGGVTLEFASPNQVRTFSADLDALLELKRQRRELKKQIRQALGRERTGRAPKGSHRTLVAQRTALQQPLAALEARVALHYSPVGEGPGKVGMRVKGLNSAQVAEFQRMSEDFRLKRPFKGLGGEVFKSVGGDLFASAVAMMQVWNFATVYVEVSRKANRDMQDRLAVANAFSGMVGAVAAALQGIAITTLSAALSNYGSVAGKVRIAASLGKLTGSLGAAAYLFSFANNGISLNCTSNKWIEALRTGNTGQLTGASLQLAGDAGQVGLNGWATVRTGGTIFKVLTDTTQARAMAWAASSARLLSIAARANLIGLGLTALQLGGEWLYNRNTLSQLDQWLLHGPWGREDAGNSLRIERLRLALITGSPQARLANLDGRPHVQLLIPGITARELDDSGLGLAAYWRTDAVRNDWEAWTDPLLYQLRLLSAPDESLSLGLELFALETNAQRGLALTLHAPLVPGETTMQEMHFETLTLNVQDGKAIDKVRLLRVRSPTVTPLPVTLDRLHLPDDTPLPG, encoded by the coding sequence ATGACTCTGTCCAGCCAGAACCCCAACCAGGTCAGCAAGAGCCGGGTGGATGCCAAATCGGTAGTGGGTGTCTGCCCGCTGATGAATCTCAAGGTGCAACTGCTGCCGTTGCGCTACGGCGTCGTGGAGCGCCTCGATCCCTCTGCTCAGATGGCCATGCCTTTCCAGTTGAAGTCGCGTCCTCTCGGCATTCGACTGATGCGCGACGGTTGGCTCTACGTCGTCGCCGACAAGAAGCCGAAGCCGATACTGCACGAGTACCGCGTGTCGAAGGGCGTGATCACTCAACTGCTGTGGAACAAGTCCGAGCTCGCGGCGAATAAGCGTGAAAGCAGCGTTGGAGAGGCAAGCCTGGTATTTTCCCGGGCTGACAAGCTGTACGTAGGGTATTCGGAGGTGCAGTGGACCGCTGCCAAATGCCGGCAGGTGCTGCAAAGCTCGAAAGAGCGACAGCACTTCATGCAAGCGGTGGATTTACTGGGCGTTGACTGCGAGAAAGGTGGCGCCAGCCTGCTCACGAACCAGCAAGCAGCAGCTTGGCTGGCAGAGGTTGCGGAGCAGCCCAGCAAGATAAAGCCGCCAGTGGGCGCGCTGCCGGAGGAAAGCAAGGATTACCTCTGGGAGCAGGAAGCCTTGTTTCGCAGGACGCAGTTTGGCGAACTGGAGAAGCAACTGAAGCCGCAATACCAGCATGATCACCTTTATCTGGTGGTGCGTGACGACCTCGGCGTACTGCGCGACCTGGCCCAGCACCAGGAGCTGATCACCGGCTGGATTCACAACTGGAGCAACGATGAAGAGGCGCAGAAACGCTACATCATCGGCAGCTATATCCAGTCGCTCTACACCGTGACTGGCGACGGCATCCTTCAGGCTGCGCGGCAGGACCCCCGCTTTGCCGCACTCGAGCGCGATACCGACGAGGTGCAGCGGCAAAGCATCGGCGACTACATCAACACCAAGTATCAAACCGACTGGAAGGGGACTGGTACTCACAGTGGCGCCATTGCCGCCGCCAGAATGCGTATGCGCCAGAGCCTGGGCGAAAGTCTCTACAAGAAATACGCGGACCTGATCGAAAGCCTCGACGACAACACCGACGATGCGCTGGATGGCGCCAAGCTGGGGCAGCGGGGCATCGATGACCTGGTCGACCGTCCGGCGATGGAAGCCTACGTCAAACGGCAAGCCGCCAACCTGCAGCGCTGGAACGCAAGCCTGGACCTCATCACCGACGATCGTGTTGCCTTGGTGAGCGCCGAACGTTTCCACCGCGCTGCCTGGTATTTCGACCCCAGCTACGGCAATCAGATGGAGGCGGCGCTGGCGACCGAGTACGCCTGTCTTCGCGATATCTGCCGTACCGACAAGGCCAGTGAAGCCATTGCCAAGCTGTTGGATGAGCAACCAGGCTTCAGCGTGCCGACCTTCTTTACCCTCAGCCATGCGGACCAGGTGGATGTCCAGGGCAAACTGGCGGGCATGGTGAAAGCCGCCCGCGATACCCTGATGCGCAATAAGGACTACCAGGGGCTGAACGAGACTGCTGTGAAGTGCAACAGCCTCCTGAGTACGCAGCTTCCGCACGCATTCGAGATGAGCCCGGATCGCATCACCCTCGACCAGGTCCGCGGTACTGCCTACGAGCCCGCTCGCCAATTGCGTCTGGCCAACGCGATGGACGAAGCCATGCGCGCCCTGCAGGCGGGCAAGCCGCTGGACCCGGCTCAGGTGCTTCGGCATTTGCCGCGTAGCAGCTGGCTCGGACTGCTACGGGTTGCGGGGCAGGGTGGCGTGACATTGGAGTTCGCCTCGCCGAATCAGGTGCGCACCTTCAGTGCGGACCTCGATGCCCTGCTGGAGCTGAAGCGGCAACGCCGTGAGCTGAAGAAGCAAATACGCCAGGCACTGGGACGTGAACGGACTGGCCGGGCACCCAAGGGCAGTCACCGCACGTTGGTGGCCCAGCGTACCGCTCTGCAACAACCCTTGGCCGCCTTGGAAGCTCGCGTAGCGCTGCATTACAGCCCGGTCGGTGAGGGGCCGGGGAAGGTGGGCATGCGGGTAAAGGGCCTGAACAGCGCTCAGGTCGCCGAATTCCAGCGCATGAGCGAGGACTTCCGCCTCAAGCGGCCCTTCAAGGGACTGGGTGGTGAGGTGTTCAAGTCGGTTGGGGGCGATTTGTTCGCCTCGGCGGTGGCGATGATGCAGGTGTGGAACTTTGCGACAGTGTATGTAGAAGTTAGCCGGAAGGCTAATCGAGATATGCAAGATCGGTTAGCCGTAGCTAATGCTTTCTCAGGTATGGTGGGCGCTGTGGCGGCTGCCTTACAGGGTATTGCCATTACCACCTTAAGCGCGGCTTTGAGTAACTACGGGAGTGTGGCGGGGAAAGTCAGGATCGCTGCGTCTTTGGGGAAGCTGACTGGCAGTTTGGGAGCTGCGGCATACCTATTTAGCTTCGCTAACAATGGTATCAGTCTGAATTGCACTTCCAACAAATGGATAGAGGCCCTGCGGACTGGCAATACTGGGCAACTGACCGGTGCCAGCCTGCAACTGGCCGGCGATGCGGGACAGGTTGGGCTCAATGGTTGGGCTACTGTCCGAACCGGCGGGACCATCTTCAAGGTCCTTACCGACACCACTCAGGCTCGTGCGATGGCTTGGGCCGCCAGTTCGGCTCGACTACTGAGCATCGCCGCCCGCGCCAATCTGATCGGCCTAGGCCTGACCGCGCTGCAACTGGGTGGCGAGTGGCTGTACAACCGCAACACCCTCTCGCAACTGGACCAGTGGCTGCTGCATGGGCCCTGGGGGCGGGAAGATGCCGGGAACAGCCTGCGCATCGAGCGCCTGCGCCTGGCGCTGATCACCGGCTCGCCCCAGGCGCGCCTGGCCAACCTGGACGGCAGGCCCCATGTGCAACTGCTCATCCCCGGCATCACCGCCCGTGAACTGGATGACAGCGGCCTGGGCCTGGCGGCCTACTGGCGCACCGATGCCGTGCGCAATGACTGGGAGGCCTGGACCGACCCGCTGCTGTACCAATTGCGCCTGCTCAGCGCCCCCGATGAATCGCTCAGCCTTGGCCTGGAGCTGTTCGCCCTGGAAACCAATGCCCAGCGTGGTCTGGCCCTGACCCTCCACGCACCGCTGGTGCCAGGGGAAACCACCATGCAGGAAATGCATTTCGAGACCCTAACCCTCAACGTGCAGGACGGCAAAGCCATCGACAAGGTCAGGCTGCTGCGTGTGCGTAGTCCCACCGTCACGCCGCTGCCTGTTACCCTCGACCGCCTACACCTGCCCGACGACACCCCCTTGCCCGGATAA
- a CDS encoding DUF6708 domain-containing protein, giving the protein MFKKKPSPQQEDELDLKNQRPRAGELRRFPTGEALFFSPLPAPTGATPMDLGGNFLAVNEVFLDVGTSNYNKAFQAQLAVWGVMCLWIGFWVMLPLIMGSMAINDPYGRTFWGNVLEGLPVFGVIGLCSGGAAALLGLYSVIGSTRQKARVRPLRFNRQRREVCYLPEGSDTPIIQPWEDLVAWMSVSTGYTGAAVMSTYTFGLAVDNPVTDRVHFLTHGVLTPAHALGKWEAIRCFMEKGPEHCPGVAPYESRATFDQLRADLHQDYRDGYVSALKVFWFYLANVVTWWKFPYWVAEWDHRYSMKSMPTSVEEWSRPLPAAQWAKPSAELLKQNAALAKSYAQGKSFTDHFNAEFGKASTAEALSE; this is encoded by the coding sequence ATGTTCAAGAAGAAACCGTCCCCCCAACAGGAAGACGAACTGGACCTGAAGAACCAGCGCCCCCGCGCGGGCGAGCTGCGCCGCTTTCCCACCGGCGAGGCGCTGTTCTTCTCGCCGCTGCCGGCGCCGACCGGCGCCACGCCGATGGACCTGGGCGGCAATTTTCTGGCGGTCAACGAGGTCTTTCTGGATGTGGGGACCAGCAATTACAACAAGGCTTTCCAGGCTCAGTTGGCGGTTTGGGGGGTGATGTGCTTGTGGATTGGGTTCTGGGTGATGCTTCCATTGATTATGGGCTCAATGGCAATTAACGATCCTTATGGCAGAACATTTTGGGGCAATGTATTGGAGGGGCTACCTGTATTTGGTGTTATTGGATTGTGCTCGGGAGGTGCTGCTGCTCTGCTCGGGCTCTATTCCGTTATTGGTAGCACCCGCCAAAAGGCCCGCGTCCGCCCCCTGCGCTTCAACCGCCAGCGGCGCGAAGTCTGCTACCTGCCCGAAGGCTCCGACACACCGATCATCCAGCCTTGGGAAGACCTGGTGGCCTGGATGTCGGTCAGTACCGGCTATACCGGCGCGGCGGTGATGTCGACCTACACCTTCGGCCTGGCGGTGGACAATCCCGTTACCGATCGCGTGCACTTCCTCACCCACGGCGTGCTCACGCCTGCCCACGCGTTGGGCAAGTGGGAGGCCATCCGCTGCTTCATGGAGAAGGGCCCGGAGCATTGCCCCGGCGTGGCGCCCTATGAAAGCCGCGCCACCTTCGACCAGTTGCGCGCCGATCTGCATCAGGACTATCGCGATGGCTATGTCTCGGCGCTCAAGGTGTTCTGGTTCTACCTGGCCAATGTGGTGACCTGGTGGAAGTTCCCCTACTGGGTGGCTGAGTGGGATCACCGCTACAGCATGAAATCCATGCCCACCAGCGTGGAGGAATGGTCCCGCCCGTTACCTGCCGCACAATGGGCCAAACCCAGCGCCGAACTGCTCAAGCAGAACGCCGCGCTGGCAAAGAGTTATGCCCAGGGCAAGAGTTTCACGGATCACTTCAATGCCGAGTTCGGAAAGGCCAGCACGGCCGAGGCGCTATCCGAATAA
- a CDS encoding DUF6708 domain-containing protein gives MFKKKPSPQQEDELDLKNQRPRAGELRRFPTGEALFFSPLPAPTGATPMDLGGNFLAVNEVFLDVGTSNYNKAFQAQMAVWTVMFIWISCWIVFPLILGLATLGNEFTTFWGNILLGLPVYGLVGLWGGGALGALMTYAVISSTRQKARVRPLRFNRQRREVCYLPEGSDTPIIQPWEDLVAWMSVSTGYTGAAVMSTYTFGLAVDNPVTDRVHFLTHGVLTPAHALGKWEAIRCFMEKGPEHCPGVAPYESRATFDQLRADLHQDYRDGYVSALKVFWFYLANVVTWWKFPYWVAEWDHRYSMKSMPTSVEEWSRPLPAAQWAKPSAELLKQNAALAKSYAQGKNFTDHFNTEFNQAKTAETPFG, from the coding sequence ATGTTCAAGAAGAAACCGTCTCCTCAGCAGGAAGACGAACTGGACCTGAAGAACCAGCGCCCCCGCGCGGGCGAGCTGCGCCGCTTTCCCACCGGCGAGGCGCTGTTCTTCTCGCCGCTGCCGGCGCCGACCGGCGCCACGCCGATGGACCTGGGCGGCAATTTTCTGGCGGTCAACGAGGTCTTTCTGGATGTGGGGACCAGCAATTACAACAAGGCTTTCCAGGCTCAGATGGCTGTCTGGACTGTGATGTTTATATGGATAAGCTGCTGGATAGTGTTCCCGCTGATTCTCGGGTTAGCCACTCTTGGTAATGAATTTACGACTTTCTGGGGCAATATTTTGCTAGGTCTGCCCGTTTATGGCCTAGTTGGTTTGTGGGGGGGAGGAGCCCTTGGCGCCTTGATGACTTACGCAGTTATCAGTAGCACCCGCCAAAAAGCCCGCGTCCGCCCCCTGCGCTTCAACCGCCAGCGGCGCGAAGTCTGCTACCTGCCCGAAGGCTCCGACACACCGATCATCCAGCCCTGGGAAGACCTGGTGGCCTGGATGTCGGTCAGCACCGGCTATACCGGCGCGGCGGTGATGTCGACCTACACCTTCGGCCTGGCGGTGGACAATCCCGTCACCGATCGCGTGCACTTCCTCACCCACGGCGTGCTCACGCCTGCCCACGCGTTGGGCAAGTGGGAGGCCATCCGCTGCTTCATGGAAAAGGGCCCGGAGCATTGCCCCGGCGTGGCGCCCTATGAAAGCCGCGCCACCTTCGACCAGTTGCGCGCCGATCTGCATCAGGACTATCGCGATGGCTATGTCTCGGCGCTCAAGGTGTTCTGGTTCTACCTGGCCAATGTGGTGACCTGGTGGAAGTTCCCCTACTGGGTGGCTGAGTGGGATCACCGCTACAGCATGAAATCCATGCCCACCAGCGTGGAGGAATGGTCCCGCCCGTTACCTGCCGCACAATGGGCCAAACCCAGCGCCGAATTGCTCAAGCAGAACGCCGCGCTGGCAAAGAGTTATGCCCAGGGCAAGAACTTCACGGATCACTTCAACACCGAGTTCAACCAGGCCAAGACGGCCGAGACGCCATTCGGCTGA